DNA sequence from the Cyanobacteriota bacterium genome:
CCAACAGGTCGTTAAAGCCCTCAAGCAACCTGTAAAAATCTGGGTATTCCTGAAACCGGGGGATCCGGAAGCAACCGCTACACGCTCATTACTAGAACAATATCGCCAACTCAATGCCAGCAAGTTTAGCTTTGAAATTGTGGATCCTCAGGCTAAACCATTACTAGCCAAGCAGTTTGGCGTTACTAGCTTCGGCGAGGTTTACCTAGAAGCTGGGGATCAGCGTCAACAGGTACAACAGGTAACTCCCTATGAGCGCCTTGCGGAAGGGCGACTTACCAATCGCTTAGAGTTGCTATCCGGTGGTAAACAGACCGTGGTTTACTTCACTCAAGGACACCAAGAACTACCTCTAGAGCGCCAAGCCGAAAGTATTTCCCAAGTTTCTACCCTGCTGCTAGATAAGAGTATTAAGGCAGAACCCCTCAATTTGTCTACAACTGCAACAGTACCTACCAATGCGGCGGCTGTAGTGGTTGCTGGCCCCCGCCGTCCATTTTTAGAGGGTGAGATCAAAGCCCTGACAGACTATTCCGATCGGGGTGGTAGTTTGTTGCTGTTGCTGGATCCAACTGTGAAAACTGGCTTGGAATCTTTTCTGGAAACCAAGTGGGGCGTGAAGTTAGACGATCGGCTCGTCATCAATGCGTCTCAGCAACAGTTACTTGGCCCTTCTACCCCTGTCATCAGCCAATATGGTCAGCATCCAATTACAGAGGCCTTCCGGAACGGTTTCTCAGCCTATCCTTTTGCTCGACCCATTGCGTTAGTGCCTACTAAGGATGTGCAGCAATTTCCCTTGTTGATTACCGACAACCAAAACTGGGCGGAGACTAACTTGGATGACACCAACCTGAAGTTTGAGCCAGACAAAGGCGATATTCGCGGGCCATTGACAATTGGTGCCGCACTAACGCGGTCAGTTACCCCCAAGACAGCGGAGGCAGCCACTACTAGCCCGTCACCCACCCCTGAGTCATCCCCATCTCCAACTGCTAGCCCATCTCCCTCGCCTAGTCCATCTCCAACCACGAGTCCATCCCCATCTCCATCACCTGCAACAGAACAAGTAGAGGCTAGGTTGGTGATTATTGGTAATTCTCAGTTCGCCTCTAATCAACTAGTGCAAAATCCAGGCTTACTCAACAGTGATGTCATTCTGAATGCAGTGACTTGGTTGACAAGGCAGGACGATCGAGCCTTAGCTATTCGTCCGAAAGAGAGCAAAAATCGTGCCCTAAACCTTACAAGTTTGCAGGCAAATCTCATTGGATGGATTGCTCTAATCATTTTGCCATTGGTAGGCTTCAGCACAGCCGCTGCCCTCTGGTGGCGGCGACGATAGCTCTTGTCCCTTGTGGTTTCTGTTCGCTACCGTTGCTGTCAGGAATACGCCATCATGACCGATAAACCTACAAAAGCTCAGCCCCGTAAGCCATCCCATATCATCCTTACCTCCCACCAAACTCAGGGATCCACAGCCGTTATTCCCATTCGTTGGGGAGCTGCAACACCACAGGAGCGCGGCCCAGTGATTGGGTCACTCCGCAGTGCTAAACACCGAAATGTCATTGGCAGCCATGCAGGTTCCTATGGGGTGTATCGGGCCTTGGCCGTTGCCAGTGGAGTGCTTGACCCCACCCACAAGGCCGATTTAACTAATACTGCTCCTATTGTGGCCATTGGCCCTTATCCGGCTTGGAGTGATCCGGACAAAATTGTTTCTTTGGATCCATGGGGTGCCTATGCTGCTGATGTATTCAGTTCTTTTCAAGCAGATGACTATGACATTTTGCCTACGATCGCTATCACGAAAGCCCATATCAATATCCCAGAGCTAAAGGACGAGATTGCCCAGGGACGCTTACGGGTTGATGGTGACTTGTTAAAACCTGATGGCAGTCTAGTAGTTACTAAAGCTGCGATCGACCCCGTGTGGTACCTTCCAGGCATCGCCCATCGCCTAGGTATCAACGAGTGGGATCTGCGCACAACACTCTTCCAACAAACGGGTGGTATGTTTCCTGAGC
Encoded proteins:
- a CDS encoding Gldg family protein, translated to TLSVLLILGIINFLGARYAARLDLTDNQLFTLSPQTQQVVKALKQPVKIWVFLKPGDPEATATRSLLEQYRQLNASKFSFEIVDPQAKPLLAKQFGVTSFGEVYLEAGDQRQQVQQVTPYERLAEGRLTNRLELLSGGKQTVVYFTQGHQELPLERQAESISQVSTLLLDKSIKAEPLNLSTTATVPTNAAAVVVAGPRRPFLEGEIKALTDYSDRGGSLLLLLDPTVKTGLESFLETKWGVKLDDRLVINASQQQLLGPSTPVISQYGQHPITEAFRNGFSAYPFARPIALVPTKDVQQFPLLITDNQNWAETNLDDTNLKFEPDKGDIRGPLTIGAALTRSVTPKTAEAATTSPSPTPESSPSPTASPSPSPSPSPTTSPSPSPSPATEQVEARLVIIGNSQFASNQLVQNPGLLNSDVILNAVTWLTRQDDRALAIRPKESKNRALNLTSLQANLIGWIALIILPLVGFSTAAALWWRRR